The DNA region CCGCCGCCGGCAAGACCGGGACAACCTCATCAGAGCGAGATATTTGGTTTGTGGGCTATGTACCCCAGCTCTCCGTGGCCGTCTGGGTGGGCAATGATGACTATCGACCGCTGTGGGGGGGCGCAACGGGGGGCAGCTTTGTCGCTCCCATTTGGCGAGACTTCATGCTAAAAGCGCTGCAGGGTGAACCCGTGGAAAATTTCCGTCCTGCGACGGATTTTGTTCGTCCCTAAGGAGTTTAGGATGGTTCACGGACGCAAGCGGGACAAGCCTGTCACCGCTGCGCCAGTATAGTCCCAGCAAGATGACGGTATGTTGCAAGATTTTTTAGATACGACGGTGTTGAATAACACAGTCGCTGATTATTTGATTGCGGTAGGTACGGCGGGGTTGGGGGCGATCGCCATCAAGCTTATTCAAGTGGTGGTGGTGGGGCGACTGAAAGAGTTTGCCCGCCGCACCAGTACACCGCTCGATAATGACCTCATTCAACTTTTTGAGAAATTTCTCATCCCGATCGCCTTCTTGGGCATCACCTACTTAGCCATTAACGTTCTAGACCTGCACCCCATTCTGGAGCAGGTCGTGAATATTGTATGGGTGGTGCTGGGTACCCTCTGCGCAGTCCAGCTCCTAGGGGCCCTTGTGGAATACGGCATTCGACTCTATGCCGTAACTCGTCGCCCCAACAGCCCCGCCTTTGAAGCCAGCTTACATGCCCTCGTGCCAGCCATGCGTATTGCGCTCTGGGCCGTGGGCGTGGTGTTTTTGCTGGACAACTTTGGATTTGATATCGCAGCGATCGTTGCTGGTTTAGGAATTGGGGGCATTGCTGTTGCCCTAGCCGCCCAAGGTGTGCTGCAAGATTTGTTTAGCTACTTTTCGATTCTGCTGGATGTGCCCTTCGAACTGGGTGACTTTATTATCGTGGGCGACAGTGTGGGCACGGTGGAGCATATTGGCATCAAAACCACCCGCATGCGCAGCATCGACGGTGAGCAGTTGGTGATTGCCAATACTGACCTAACGGCGTCTCGAATTCGCAACTTTAAGCGGATGACTACCCGTCGAATTGTGTTTCGCATTGGCGTCACCTATGAAACCGGGTTAGAGCATCTGAAGGAAATTCCAGGCATTATTCAGACCATTATTGAACAGACTGAACATGTCGTCTTCGATCGCGCCCACTTTGCTTCCTACGGTGACTTCAGCCTCAACTTTGAGGTAGTGTATAACGTGATAACCGGGGACTATGCCACATATATGGATGCGCAACAGGCAATTAACCTAGAGCTAAAACAAGCCTTCGAGAAACGGGGTATTGAATTTGCTTACCCCACCCAAGTGACCTACTTCAGCGGAGCAAACGCCTCTGGCTTGAGCGAAACCACCGATAGCCTCCAGAGTTCCGGAGACGAGTAGTGTATGCACATCCCCACCATTGCTCAGTTCAGTGTTGCTGCTAGTTTAGTAGGTATGGCTCTGACGCCATCCGCTTGGGCCCTATCCGTGGTCTATCCTCCAGAGAACCACGAGACAACTGCCGATCGCCTCTTTTTTATTGGCACGGCCGACCCCGATCAACCAGTGACCCTGAACGGCGAGGTCGTGGAACGCAGCCCCGCTGGCCATTTTGCCCCATCTATTCCCCTAGAGCTAGGCGTTAACACGGTGACCCTGCAACAGGGCGATCGCTCCCTCACGTTTTCCATTCATCGTCTTTCAGCGGTGCCAACCTTAGCGGAGGGTGAACTGGTGATGGCCGGTTCCCTGGCTCCAACGGCAGATCTAGCCCTACAGCCGGGGGAACTCGTGTGTTTTGAAGCGATCGCTGCCCGTACCAGCAGGGTGTCGGTAGACTGGGCCGGGCAGTCCATTGACCTGCAGCCCCTGACCGATGGGGTGACCCTTCCCTCCAATTTCGCGGTGCTGACCGGCGACACCCAACCCCTGCCCCACCAAGAAGCGATCGCCCATCGGGGCTGTACGACCATGCCAACTTCCGGTGTCTTAGGTGCGCCCACCTATGAGATTGTTCAGGGAGATGAGATACATACTGAGGCAGCAGCAGGGCAGATTACTAGCCTAACGCCGACCGCGTTTAACGTCGCAGAGGTGATCGTCGAGTCTGGCACTGCCCGCACTGGGCCCAGCACTAATTACTCACGCCTCACGCCATTGCCGCGCGGCAGCCAATCGGCGGTGACCGGCCGGCAGGGCGACTGGGTACGCTTGGAGTATGGCGCTTGGATTCGGGACAGCGAGGTGACCATGCGTCCCAGCGCTGCGCCGGTGCGATCGCAGATTCGTGGTCTTCAGTCGCGATCGCTCGATGGCTGGACGGAGGTGATTTTTCCGTTAGAGGTGCCCGTGCCAGTCACGGTGCAGCAGAGCGATCGCACCCTCACCCTCACCCTGCACCACACCACTGCCCAGACCGACACCATTTATCTCGACGACGATCCGGTGGTCGAACGGCTTGATTGGTATCAACCCCAGCCCGGTCAAGTGGACTATACCTTCACCCTCAAATCTGATCAGTCTTGGGGCTATAAGCTAG from Candidatus Obscuribacterales bacterium includes:
- a CDS encoding N-acetylmuramoyl-L-alanine amidase, producing the protein MHIPTIAQFSVAASLVGMALTPSAWALSVVYPPENHETTADRLFFIGTADPDQPVTLNGEVVERSPAGHFAPSIPLELGVNTVTLQQGDRSLTFSIHRLSAVPTLAEGELVMAGSLAPTADLALQPGELVCFEAIAARTSRVSVDWAGQSIDLQPLTDGVTLPSNFAVLTGDTQPLPHQEAIAHRGCTTMPTSGVLGAPTYEIVQGDEIHTEAAAGQITSLTPTAFNVAEVIVESGTARTGPSTNYSRLTPLPRGSQSAVTGRQGDWVRLEYGAWIRDSEVTMRPSAAPVRSQIRGLQSRSLDGWTEVIFPLEVPVPVTVQQSDRTLTLTLHHTTAQTDTIYLDDDPVVERLDWYQPQPGQVDYTFTLKSDQSWGYKLEYQGSSLVLSLRHPPDRSQATSDRPLAGVSILLDPGHGSDEDLGARGPTGYPEKDVALIISQLVRDELEVRGATVLMTREGDDDLFPQDRVDQILAQEPAIALSLHYNALPDAGDALNTAGIGTFWYHAQAHDLSVFLHNYLVETLDRPSYGVFWNNLALTRPTVTPSVLLEL
- a CDS encoding mechanosensitive ion channel family protein, encoding MLQDFLDTTVLNNTVADYLIAVGTAGLGAIAIKLIQVVVVGRLKEFARRTSTPLDNDLIQLFEKFLIPIAFLGITYLAINVLDLHPILEQVVNIVWVVLGTLCAVQLLGALVEYGIRLYAVTRRPNSPAFEASLHALVPAMRIALWAVGVVFLLDNFGFDIAAIVAGLGIGGIAVALAAQGVLQDLFSYFSILLDVPFELGDFIIVGDSVGTVEHIGIKTTRMRSIDGEQLVIANTDLTASRIRNFKRMTTRRIVFRIGVTYETGLEHLKEIPGIIQTIIEQTEHVVFDRAHFASYGDFSLNFEVVYNVITGDYATYMDAQQAINLELKQAFEKRGIEFAYPTQVTYFSGANASGLSETTDSLQSSGDE